A window of uncultured Litoreibacter sp. contains these coding sequences:
- the rpsU gene encoding 30S ribosomal protein S21: MQVSVRDNNVDQALRALKKKLQREGVFREMKLKQHFEKPSEKKAREKAEAIRRARKLARKKAQREGGM; this comes from the coding sequence ATGCAGGTAAGCGTTCGCGACAACAATGTCGATCAGGCTCTCCGCGCTCTGAAGAAGAAACTTCAGCGTGAAGGCGTTTTTCGGGAAATGAAGCTCAAGCAACATTTCGAAAAGCCGTCTGAGAAGAAAGCACGCGAGAAGGCCGAGGCCATCCGCCGCGCCCGCAAGCTGGCTCGTAAAAAGGCACAGCGCGAAGGCGGGATGTAA
- a CDS encoding glutathione S-transferase family protein translates to MTIALYSVSGAPSPWRVQIGLTFKGLAFDLTTLSAQKQEHKSPEFLKLNPRGTVPVLIDGDTQLTDSIGILGWLDRAYPDRPLFGATPSQSAVIWQRVMSIAEFLPPAVSGVLRPLFFGGETEANDALREAAQALTDELAIPETYLSEGAFLAGANPTAADAVMFPHIRLLVRATQTHAATMEALGLGDLPALFPNLAAWVNRVEALPNVAATFPPHWQDAT, encoded by the coding sequence ATGACCATTGCTTTGTACTCTGTCAGCGGCGCCCCCAGCCCGTGGCGCGTTCAGATTGGGTTGACGTTCAAGGGCTTGGCCTTTGATCTGACCACATTGTCGGCCCAGAAACAGGAACACAAATCCCCCGAATTCTTGAAGCTCAACCCACGTGGCACCGTTCCGGTCTTGATCGACGGCGACACTCAATTGACCGACTCGATCGGCATTCTGGGATGGCTCGACCGCGCCTATCCCGACAGGCCGCTCTTTGGCGCAACACCAAGCCAATCAGCCGTGATCTGGCAGCGCGTGATGAGTATTGCAGAGTTTCTCCCGCCCGCCGTCAGCGGGGTTCTGAGGCCACTGTTCTTCGGTGGCGAAACCGAAGCCAACGACGCTTTGCGAGAAGCGGCGCAGGCCCTAACCGACGAATTGGCCATCCCGGAGACCTACCTTTCCGAAGGCGCTTTCTTAGCGGGGGCAAACCCGACCGCAGCAGACGCTGTGATGTTCCCTCACATCCGTCTTCTGGTGCGCGCCACACAGACACATGCCGCGACGATGGAGGCACTTGGATTGGGCGACCTGCCCGCACTGTTCCCGAACCTCGCCGCTTGGGTCAATCGGGTCGAGGCATTGCCAAATGTCGCCGCAACTTTCCCGCCTCATTGGCAGGATGCAACTTAG
- a CDS encoding aa3-type cytochrome c oxidase subunit IV, giving the protein MAEHEHGSMDTKDQEKTFDGFVKFTTYSIVIILVFLVLLAMING; this is encoded by the coding sequence ATGGCTGAGCACGAGCACGGGTCCATGGACACCAAAGACCAAGAAAAAACATTCGACGGATTCGTAAAATTCACGACCTATTCGATCGTGATCATCCTTGTCTTTCTGGTCCTTCTGGCCATGATCAACGGCTGA
- a CDS encoding COQ9 family protein → MSDTEKNRLLDAALDHVMFDGWSDETFQSAVQDTGIELAVAKSIFPRTALDMAIAFHERGDAQMAARMKRENLLGMRYSERVAAGVRYRLEAVGDHKEAVRRGSALFALPQNAALGAKLVWGTADAIWTELGDSSDDFNWYSKRTILSGVYGSTVLFWLGDDSEGHEKTWEFLDRRIENVMQFEKFKAQMNDNPLASKLMAGPNWLMSKVKAPSKMRDPDLPGFMSSRPHK, encoded by the coding sequence ATGTCTGATACCGAAAAGAACCGCCTTTTGGATGCCGCATTGGACCATGTCATGTTCGACGGCTGGTCCGACGAGACATTTCAAAGTGCTGTGCAAGATACAGGCATTGAGCTGGCCGTTGCCAAATCAATTTTCCCGCGTACGGCGCTGGATATGGCAATTGCCTTTCACGAGCGTGGCGACGCCCAGATGGCGGCTCGGATGAAGCGGGAGAACCTGTTGGGGATGCGCTATAGCGAACGCGTCGCGGCGGGCGTGCGCTACCGGCTGGAAGCTGTCGGCGACCACAAGGAAGCGGTGCGGCGTGGATCGGCCTTGTTTGCCTTACCGCAGAACGCGGCGCTTGGGGCCAAGCTGGTCTGGGGCACGGCGGACGCGATTTGGACAGAGCTGGGCGACAGCTCGGACGATTTCAACTGGTATTCGAAACGCACGATCTTGTCGGGGGTTTACGGCTCCACCGTCTTGTTCTGGCTGGGCGACGACAGCGAAGGCCATGAAAAGACGTGGGAATTTCTGGACCGTCGGATTGAGAACGTCATGCAGTTTGAAAAATTCAAAGCGCAGATGAACGACAATCCGTTGGCCTCGAAGCTGATGGCGGGGCCGAATTGGCTGATGTCCAAGGTGAAGGCACCTTCCAAAATGCGGGACCCTGATCTACCGGGGTTCATGAGCTCACGCCCCCATAAGTAG
- a CDS encoding SRPBCC domain-containing protein, with protein sequence MTDTHYTASILVNASPAACFKAATTQYDKWWTKPDAPMRDVGDRSKFTFPPGKSYWTFEATLLVPNERVDMTCVDALHLHEGQPAEIEQEWLDTVVRWEFTTEGNQTRVKLDHIGLKPDLLCFDICKAGWDFFFLDSLKAYLETGEGKPHTG encoded by the coding sequence ATGACCGACACACACTACACCGCCTCCATTCTGGTCAACGCCAGCCCAGCCGCATGCTTCAAGGCCGCGACCACCCAGTATGACAAATGGTGGACCAAGCCCGACGCGCCCATGCGCGACGTCGGCGATCGGTCCAAGTTCACTTTTCCACCCGGCAAGTCCTACTGGACCTTTGAGGCCACGTTACTCGTTCCCAATGAACGGGTCGACATGACCTGCGTCGATGCGCTGCACCTGCACGAAGGGCAGCCCGCAGAGATAGAACAAGAATGGCTTGATACGGTTGTTCGGTGGGAATTTACCACAGAGGGCAATCAGACCCGCGTCAAACTGGACCACATCGGTTTAAAGCCGGACCTGCTTTGCTTTGATATTTGTAAGGCCGGTTGGGATTTCTTCTTCCTCGACAGCCTCAAAGCCTATCTGGAGACTGGCGAGGGCAAACCGCATACGGGCTAG
- a CDS encoding helix-turn-helix domain-containing protein — protein sequence MDREENLAPSPEVGEARCPAQDVIGMIGGKWKLMLLQILIFQGTKRFGELRKLATGITQTMLTNQLRALEADGLVSRKVYAEVPPRVEYSATPAGMGLRPVFTSMHDWWVETRD from the coding sequence TTGGACCGGGAAGAAAATTTGGCTCCTTCGCCAGAAGTCGGTGAAGCGCGCTGTCCGGCGCAGGATGTGATTGGGATGATCGGGGGAAAATGGAAGCTGATGCTTCTGCAAATTCTGATTTTTCAAGGCACCAAACGTTTCGGGGAATTGCGAAAGCTGGCAACTGGTATCACCCAAACCATGCTGACCAACCAGCTGCGCGCATTGGAGGCGGATGGCTTGGTTTCGCGTAAGGTCTATGCCGAAGTACCACCGAGGGTGGAATACAGTGCAACGCCTGCTGGCATGGGGCTGAGGCCTGTGTTTACATCCATGCATGACTGGTGGGTAGAAACGCGCGACTGA
- a CDS encoding DUF6173 family protein, with the protein MNDEIKTTAEMVEAAALPKARVVHLKDCAPTAEQQPLPEGVAKTPLSQKSPAEWAYERLVLYIQNFEQQLDANQEVAMGFTGGDAGVMRIEGMGFYAPDIITFYGSDPSGTKTQQIQHVSQLNVMLRALPKEVDQPEPNRIGFRLAQQLEEGDE; encoded by the coding sequence ATGAACGACGAGATCAAGACCACGGCAGAAATGGTGGAGGCCGCGGCGCTTCCCAAGGCTCGTGTTGTGCACTTGAAGGATTGCGCCCCCACGGCCGAGCAGCAGCCGTTGCCCGAAGGCGTTGCAAAGACGCCTCTGTCACAGAAGTCGCCCGCCGAATGGGCCTATGAGCGGCTGGTGCTTTACATCCAGAACTTTGAACAGCAGCTTGATGCCAACCAAGAGGTCGCGATGGGTTTTACCGGCGGCGACGCGGGCGTGATGCGGATTGAGGGGATGGGCTTTTACGCCCCTGACATCATCACTTTCTACGGGTCCGATCCGTCCGGCACCAAGACCCAGCAGATCCAGCATGTCAGCCAGCTGAACGTCATGCTGCGCGCGCTGCCCAAAGAGGTGGATCAGCCGGAACCAAACCGCATTGGTTTCCGCCTCGCGCAGCAGTTGGAAGAAGGCGACGAATAG